One genomic window of Hymenobacter sp. J193 includes the following:
- a CDS encoding low molecular weight protein tyrosine phosphatase family protein — protein MPTSSPATANSADFQSQKLLFICSQNRWRSLTAERLFDQHPHYEARSAGTEPGARVRVTAGHLGWADVVLVMERKHADSLRQKFADALTGKRLVVLRIPDKFQFMDHILQDLLRERLSEHLGEDVL, from the coding sequence ATGCCGACTTCCTCTCCCGCCACCGCCAATTCCGCTGACTTTCAGTCCCAAAAATTGCTGTTCATCTGCAGCCAGAACCGCTGGCGCAGCCTCACCGCCGAGCGGCTGTTCGACCAGCACCCGCACTACGAGGCCCGCTCGGCCGGCACCGAGCCCGGCGCCCGGGTGCGCGTGACGGCCGGCCACCTCGGCTGGGCCGATGTGGTGCTGGTGATGGAGCGCAAGCACGCCGACTCCCTCCGCCAGAAGTTTGCCGATGCGCTAACCGGCAAGCGCCTAGTGGTGCTGCGCATCCCCGACAAATTCCAGTTCATGGACCACATCCTTCAGGATTTGCTCCGCGAACGGCTAAGCGAGCATCTAGGAGAGGACGTGCTTTAA